From the genome of Corallococcus macrosporus DSM 14697:
GCGCTATCAGGAGGCCGCGGAGGCCAGCAAGACGGAGCACCTGCCGCTCCAGCTCGCCGCGCGCGTGCAGCTCCTGCAAGGGCACGTGGGCTCGGCCATCGTCACGCTCCGGCAGGCGATCCTGCGAAGCCCCCGGGAGACGGCCCTCTTCCGGGAGTTCGCCTCGCTGTGCTTGATGGCCGGCGCGCCCGAAGCGGCGATGCGCGCCGCCATCGAGCTGCGCCTCCAGCTCCCCGACAGCGCGGACGCCATCTACCTGCACGGCATCTCCGCCTTCGTGGCGGGCAAGGACGAGGACGCCGACCGCATCCTCCGCGAGGCGCTCGCCAAGGCCCCGGAGTCCGCGCCCGTGCGCGTGGCGCTGGCCAAGGTGCGCCGCAAGCTGGGTGACGACGCGGAGGCGCAGAAGCTGCTGGAGGCCGCCGTCGCCAGCGCCCCGTCCGAGGCCGGCGCCGCCAATGACCTGGCGGTGCTCCACCTGTCACGCCCCGGCGGTGCCGCCGCCGCGCGCGCCGTCCTCACCGAGGCGCTGAAGCATCACCCGGAGGACCCGGGCATCCACCTCAACCTGGCGCTGGCCCTGGCGGACAGCGACAAGGCCCAGGCGCTCACCCACGCGAAGCGCGCCCAGGCGAGCACCCACCGGGACCTCCGCGAGCAGGCCGACCGGCTCGTCGCGGCCCTGGGCCCCAAGTGACGCCTCCGGCGCCGCGCGGCTAGCCCTGCTGGAGCAGGCCCAGCACGCCCAGCACCTCGGGGTACACCTTGTTGGCGAAGTAGCGGCCTCCGGCGACGGTGAAGTGCACGCCGTCCTGCATGCGCAGCCGCATGGGCCTGCGGAAGCCGTCCACCCTGGCCTGCCGCAGCGCGCGCCCCTTCGCGTCGGTGAAGAACGGGTGCGTGTCCAGGTGCACCGCGTCCTCGCGCGAGGAGATGACCTCCCGCTGGACGGCGCGGATGATGCGCAGCTTCTGCTCGAAGCGCTTGAGCCCGGTGGTCGGCAGCTCCAGCCAGACAATCTTGCGGCCCGGCTTGGCGAGCACCGTCAGGAAGTCCTTCATGCGCTGGCGGTAGGCGGCCTCCCACTCCGCGTGCCCCCAGTGGATGGGCTTGCCCCCCTGGGTGTCCTGGAGCGACTGCCCGTCGTTGCCGCCGAGGATGACGACGACGACGTCCGGCTGGTGACGCTCCACCTCCTCGCGGCCCACGTTCATCCAGTCGAAGAAGTCCGGGCGGGCCAGGCCCGTGGAGGACTTGGCGCGGCGGGCAGACTGGATGCGCGGGTGCGCGTCCAACTGGGCCTGGAGGTACTCACCGAAGCCGGTGGCGATGAGGCTGTCTCCCAGCAGCAGCACCTTGTGCTTGCGGGCCACCTCGGGCGCGGGCGGATGCAGTGCGGGCGGATGAAGTGCCGGCGACCGCGGCGCGGGAAACAGCGCCTCGGGCAACAGCGGCACGGGCAACGGCGGCGCGGCGGCGGGCGCCACGACACCCGCGGGTGCCGAGGTGGAGGGCGACGGCGCCTGCACGGAAGCAGCGGACGCGGGCGTCGCGGAGACAACAAGGAGGGTGACGAACAATCGCGTGAGGCAGTTCTGCATTGGCGGGCGAAAGGTAGCGAGCCCCGCGCCGTCCGTACATCCCCCCTGTCGGGCGAAGGATGCCGGACCGCGTCAGGCGGCGCTGCTCGCCACGACGGAGGCACCCGCCCCCAGCGCCTCCAACCAGGGCTGTAGCAGCCGGGCGCAGGCGTCCGGGTGCGTGAAGTAGGGCACGTGTCCCGCGCCCCGCAGCCGGTGCAGGGGCGTCCCCGGCGGCAGTGACGCGGCCAGGCGCTCCACCGTGGCGGGTGGCACCAGCACGTCACGCGTGCCCTGGATGCAGACGCAGGACACGGGCAGCCGGCGCAGCTCGGGTGGGGGCGCCTCGCCCCGGATGGCCAGGGCGCGATGCCATGTGGAGTCACGCTCCAGCGGCGTGGTGGGGACGACCTCCGGCACGCGGGAGAAGGGCACCGGCGTCCAGGCCGCCAGGCCCGCCGCCACCGCGCCCGGCCGGGCCCACCGGGCGATGGGGCCCATCATCCCAATGGCGAGCCCGCGCACGCCGAGGTGCTCGGTGCGGGTGAAGGCGCCCAGGAAGGCCACGCCGCGCGCCGCGCCCGCCGCCGCCAGGTGCGCGGCCACCATGCCCCCGAAGGAGCTGGCCACCACCGCGTCCACCTCCCCCACGGCCCGCAGCACCTGCCGCGCGAGCACGCCCGCGCCACACGCGGCCGCCTCGCCTTCGGGGTACTCCACCAGGAGGGGCCGGGCCGCGGGCAGCAACCGCTGGGCCAGCGCCAGGAAGCCGGAGCCGCGCGCGCCCAACCCGGGCAGCAGCAACACCCGGGGGCCGTGCCCCTGCCCCAGCTCCCTCCACTGCACCTCTCGACGCATGCCACTCCTTCGCGGACGCGGCGAGGAACACCGCCGGTGCGCCGGTTCTGCCCGGACCGCCCGTCAGCATGCCCGGCGGGCGGGCATTGGAACCAGCCCCGGCGCTCAGGCCCCCACGGTGCGCAGCGCGGGGACGCGGCCCAGGCCCAGGAAGGCGCGCGTGCGCTCATGGTGGGGATTGGCGAGCACCCGGGCGGGCGAGCCCTCCTCGATGATGCGCCCCC
Proteins encoded in this window:
- a CDS encoding tetratricopeptide repeat protein, translating into MAVSKLASSAARLMKQGLLKEAARDFERALEQDPKDASALLGLARLRLAQHDEPAAREVLQKLVALHPTHPEALSHLARLDAERGDARQLDLLAALAAQPKAGFFEVVNHGRALLGHERYAAAIPELERALALQPGNAQTLTYLGMALQGDKQLDRALRRYQEAAEASKTEHLPLQLAARVQLLQGHVGSAIVTLRQAILRSPRETALFREFASLCLMAGAPEAAMRAAIELRLQLPDSADAIYLHGISAFVAGKDEDADRILREALAKAPESAPVRVALAKVRRKLGDDAEAQKLLEAAVASAPSEAGAANDLAVLHLSRPGGAAAARAVLTEALKHHPEDPGIHLNLALALADSDKAQALTHAKRAQASTHRDLREQADRLVAALGPK
- a CDS encoding DUF459 domain-containing protein is translated as MQNCLTRLFVTLLVVSATPASAASVQAPSPSTSAPAGVVAPAAAPPLPVPLLPEALFPAPRSPALHPPALHPPAPEVARKHKVLLLGDSLIATGFGEYLQAQLDAHPRIQSARRAKSSTGLARPDFFDWMNVGREEVERHQPDVVVVILGGNDGQSLQDTQGGKPIHWGHAEWEAAYRQRMKDFLTVLAKPGRKIVWLELPTTGLKRFEQKLRIIRAVQREVISSREDAVHLDTHPFFTDAKGRALRQARVDGFRRPMRLRMQDGVHFTVAGGRYFANKVYPEVLGVLGLLQQG
- a CDS encoding alpha/beta fold hydrolase, which encodes MRREVQWRELGQGHGPRVLLLPGLGARGSGFLALAQRLLPAARPLLVEYPEGEAAACGAGVLARQVLRAVGEVDAVVASSFGGMVAAHLAAAGAARGVAFLGAFTRTEHLGVRGLAIGMMGPIARWARPGAVAAGLAAWTPVPFSRVPEVVPTTPLERDSTWHRALAIRGEAPPPELRRLPVSCVCIQGTRDVLVPPATVERLAASLPPGTPLHRLRGAGHVPYFTHPDACARLLQPWLEALGAGASVVASSAA